A region of Solibacillus isronensis DNA encodes the following proteins:
- a CDS encoding universal stress protein produces MLKTYNNIVVAIDFSEKAKIAFERGMNVARLTDATLNLVSVIDTHSFGSVEAYDLKYAKALKEKTYDQLKEYKVIAEQAGVKNVQVSVEEGSPKAVLTNLTEADLIIIGATGLNRAERFLLGSVSENVVRSANCDVLVVR; encoded by the coding sequence ATGCTAAAAACGTATAATAATATTGTTGTAGCAATAGACTTTTCAGAAAAAGCAAAAATTGCTTTTGAACGCGGTATGAACGTTGCTCGATTGACGGATGCGACATTGAATTTAGTGAGTGTAATTGATACACATTCATTCGGATCAGTGGAAGCATATGATTTAAAGTATGCAAAAGCTCTAAAGGAAAAAACTTACGATCAGTTAAAGGAATACAAGGTTATCGCTGAACAGGCCGGCGTTAAAAATGTACAAGTATCCGTAGAAGAAGGGTCGCCGAAAGCAGTATTGACGAACTTGACAGAAGCCGATTTAATCATTATCGGAGCAACTGGTTTAAACCGTGCGGAACGCTTCCTGCTCGGTTCAGTATCGGAGAATGTTGTTCGCAGCGCCAATTGTGATGTTCTCGTAGTACGTTAA